A region from the Falco rusticolus isolate bFalRus1 chromosome 4, bFalRus1.pri, whole genome shotgun sequence genome encodes:
- the CDCP1 gene encoding CUB domain-containing protein 1, which translates to MAAGRALAALLAALLAASAQLLRREASFMISLHAADNVTVMIKLRHSISPSCQINVKNVTRSELWIKPGESTTFTFTCSTPEKYFIMEIQKNIDCVSGPCPFGDVHLYPLGLPRLNRTFTWDVKASTKAGLELKFSTPWLRQIEPGETCPDFVSYNINSCIDTAKVNIGTFCRNGSVSRVKLLGGVVLSLHLPWNSPLTTSGFNIANRASIKRLCIIESILKGESSVTLMSPNYPLGFPEDELMTWQFVIPSNMRASVFFHNYSLSNCERKEERVEYYIPGSLSNPEVFKLSDSQPANIAGSFNLSLQGCDQDAQNPGILRLLFQVVVQHPQVDENVTHLVDLSKEWNMTVTIHFEGWPTHIPLMSESMCLICKDPRTCDRVLTLVSGAVYKISFLCKDLSRLRITAEKGISCFDFRWCQRKIYSLSVPKAITQLPIRLHKFIWKLLAPDLINTEITSPSLKLQQHVPEQRCNTSYSYSIVSATPEMELNVGVFCPGGSIKKIQMRNNITIALKTFGKGFLNESNHQDLKMSFVPHIKDECTFTVSPDPKAKVYLQTPNWPYGLRPYVSISWYVIVPNKQVARLGFSRDRMGVTCETGRAYVNIKEETLGAEETVRREDELLPQPRNMYHNFWVNVSNCKPVDKTQLTLQFWVAFADKQIDLGVILAVVAGAGVLTAIGLTVCCVKKKRKKSQNPMVGVYNANVNTQVPGKQGLFTKGRKNNESHVYAVIDDAMVYGHLLKESNGSVTPEVDVYRPFDGPIGSLPPSPPPFSFRKDIKCSSNTEESPPLTDRDQDTYTFAHQKSEDNGDTSEKNNGDRSQSLLENKEQDGLEE; encoded by the exons cTTCCTTTATGATCTCTCTTCATGCAGCGGACAATGTCACAGTTATGATTAAACTGAGACACAGTATTTCACCAAGCTGtcaaattaatgttaaaaatgtcACCAGATCTGAACTCTGGATAAAGCCTGGGGAGAGCACGACTTTTACCTTCACTTGTAGTACTCCAGAGAAGTATTTCATCatggaaattcagaaaaatattg ACTGTGTGTCAGGCCCATGTCCATTTGGAGATGTTCATCTGTACCCACTGGGGCTACCTCGTCTTAACAGGACTTTCACCTGGGATGTGAAGGCAAGTACAAAGGCTGGACTTGAACTGAAATTTTCTACCCCATGGCTAAGACAGATTGAACCAGGAGAGACGTGCCCAGATTTTGTTAGCTACAACATCAACAGCTGTATTGATACAGCCAAGGTCAACATTGGCACCTTCTGCAGGAATGGGTCAGTGTCTCGCGTCAAGCTGCTGGGAGGAGTTGTCCTGTCTCTGCACCTCCCGTGGAACTCACCTCTCACCACCTCAGGCTTCAACATAGCTAACAGGGCTTCCATAAAAC GGTTGTGCATTATTGAATCCATTTTGAAGGGGGAGTCTTCAGTCACCCTGATGTCCCCAAACTACCCACTGGGCTTTCCAGAAGATGAGCTCATGACGTGGCAGTTTGTGATTCCTTCCAACATGAGAGCAAGCGTATTTTTCCACAACTACAGCCTCTCAaactgtgaaaggaaagaagagagggtGGAGTACTACATCCCTGGCTCCCTCAGCAACCCAGAGGTGTTCAAACTGAGTGACAGCCAGCCCGCCAATATCGCTGGCAGCTTCAATctgtccctgcagggctgtgatcaGGATGCCCAGAACCCAGGCATCCTCCGCTTGCTCTTCCAAGTTGTCGTTCAGCACCCACAGGTTGATGAGA ATGTCACCCATTTGGTCGACCTGAGCAAGGAGTGGAATATGACTGTAACGATACACTTTGAAGGGTGGCCCACCCACATCCCGCTCATGTCTGAATCCATGTGCTTGATCTGTAAAGATCCTCGCACCTGTGACCGTGTCTTGACTTTAGTGTCTGGTGCTGTCTACAAGATCTCCTTTCTCTGCAAGGACTTGTCCCGTCTGAGGATCACAGCTGAAAAAGGCATAA GCTGCTTCGATTTTCGGTGGTGTCAGAGGAAGATCTATTCCCTTTCGGTGCCCAAGGCTATTACCCAATTGCCAATTCGCCTGCATAAGTTTATTTGGAAGCTCTTGGCTCCTGATTTGATCAACACAGAAATTACGTCTCCGTCCTTGAAACTTCAGCAACACGTCCCAGAGCAGAGGTGCAACACGAGCTACAGTTACAGCATTGTTAGTGCCACCCCAGAGATGGAGTTGAATGTTGGTGTGTTCTGTCCTGGTGGATCCATTAAAAAGATTCAGATGAGAAATAATATTACCATAGCCTTAAAAACATTTGGTAAAGGATTCCTTAATGAGTCAAACCATCAGGatctgaaaatgtcttttgtgcCACATATTAAAG ATGAGTGCACTTTCACTGTGAGTCCAGATCCAAAAGCTAAAGTTTACTTGCAGACTCCCAACTGGCCTTATGGTCTGCGTCCTTATGTCTCCATATCCTGGTATGTCATTGTGCCCAATAAGCAAGTTGCTCGCCTCGGGTTCTCCAGGGACCGCATGGGTGTCACCTGTGAGACAGGCCGTGCCTATGTCAACATAAAGGAGGAAACACTGGGGGCAGAGGAGACTGTGCGCCGTGAGGATGAGCTTCTGCCCCAGCCCCGAAATATGTATCACAACTTCTGGGTAAACGTCTCCAACTGTAAACCTGTGGATAAGACGCAACTGACCTTGCAGTTCTGGGTAGCCTTTGCTGACAAGCAGATAG acCTAGGAGTGATACTTGCTGtggtggctggggctggagtTCTCACAGCTATTGGACTGACTGTGTGCTGTGTTAAGAAGAA gaggaagaaaagccagaatCCCATGGTGGGAGTGTATAATGCTAACGTGAATACTCAGGTGCCGGGAAAACAAGGCTTATTCacaaaagggaggaaaaacaatGAGTCTCATGTCTATGCGGTTATTGATGATGCTATGGTCTATGGGCACTTGCTGAAGGAATCCAATGGCTCAGTCACTCCAGAAGTTGACGTGTACCGGCCTTTTGATGGACCCATTGGTAGCTTGCCACCTTCTCCACCTCCATTCTCCTTCCGAAAAGACATTAAATGCTCTTCTAACACCGAGGAATCTCCACCTCTGACGGACAGAGACCAGGACACTTACACGTTTGCTCATCAGAAATCAGAGGACAATGGAGATACAAGTGAAAAGAATAATGGAGATAGGAGTCAGTCCTTGCTGGAAAATAAGGAACAGGATGGTTTGGAGGAGTAA